The proteins below are encoded in one region of Lagenorhynchus albirostris chromosome 7, mLagAlb1.1, whole genome shotgun sequence:
- the LOC132522810 gene encoding protein NipSnap homolog 3A isoform X2 yields the protein MNEFLENVKKNIHLRTAHSELVGSWTVEFGGRMNKVFHVWKYDNFAHRTEVQKALAKDKEWQEQFLIPNLALIDKQESEITYLVPWCKLEKPPKEGVYELATFQMKPGGPALWGDPFKRAVYTHVNQGYTKLVGVFHAEYGILNRVHVLWWNESADSRAAGRHQSHEDPRVVAAVRESVNFLGSQQNMLLIPMSFSPLK from the exons ATGAATGAGTTCCtggaaaatgttaagaaaaacatTCATCTTCGGACAGCTCACTCTGAATTGGTTGGATCCTGGACTGTAGAATTTGGAGGCAGAATGAATAAAGTGTTTCATGTTTGGAAGTATG ACAATTTTGCTCATCGAACTGAAGTTCAGAAAGCCTTGGCCAAAGATAAGGAATGGCAAGAACAATTTCTCATTCCAAATTTGGCTCTTATTGATAAACAAGAGAGTGAAATTACTTATCTGGTGCCATGGTGCAAATTAGAAAAACCTCCAAAAGAAG GAGTCTATGAACTGGCTACTTTTCAGATGAAACCTGGTGGGCCAGCTCTGTGGGGTGACCCATTTAAAAGGGCAGTTTATACACATGTCAATCAAGGCTACACAAAATTAGTTGGAGTGTTCCATGCAGAATATGGAATACTCAACAGAG tTCATGTTCTTTGGTGGAACGAGAGTGCGGATAGCCGAGCAGCTGGGAGACACCAGTCTCATGAGGATCCCAGAGTTGTGGCAGCTG ttcgGGAGAGTGTTAACTTCCTTGGGTCTCAGCAGAATATGCTTCTGATTCCTATGTCATTTTCACCATTGAAATAG
- the LOC132522810 gene encoding protein NipSnap homolog 3A isoform X1: MLALRRSLTKALAARTQAPQVCSSFATGPRQYDGTFYEFRTCYVKPSKMNEFLENVKKNIHLRTAHSELVGSWTVEFGGRMNKVFHVWKYDNFAHRTEVQKALAKDKEWQEQFLIPNLALIDKQESEITYLVPWCKLEKPPKEGVYELATFQMKPGGPALWGDPFKRAVYTHVNQGYTKLVGVFHAEYGILNRVHVLWWNESADSRAAGRHQSHEDPRVVAAVRESVNFLGSQQNMLLIPMSFSPLK; the protein is encoded by the exons ATGCTTGCCCTCCGAAGGAGCCTGACTAAGGCTCTGGCCGCTCGGACGCAGGCGCCTCAG GTGTGCTCATCTTTTGCTACAGGCCCCAGACAATACGATGGAACATTCTATGAATTTCGTACCTGTTATGTTAAGCCCTCAAAGATGAATGAGTTCCtggaaaatgttaagaaaaacatTCATCTTCGGACAGCTCACTCTGAATTGGTTGGATCCTGGACTGTAGAATTTGGAGGCAGAATGAATAAAGTGTTTCATGTTTGGAAGTATG ACAATTTTGCTCATCGAACTGAAGTTCAGAAAGCCTTGGCCAAAGATAAGGAATGGCAAGAACAATTTCTCATTCCAAATTTGGCTCTTATTGATAAACAAGAGAGTGAAATTACTTATCTGGTGCCATGGTGCAAATTAGAAAAACCTCCAAAAGAAG GAGTCTATGAACTGGCTACTTTTCAGATGAAACCTGGTGGGCCAGCTCTGTGGGGTGACCCATTTAAAAGGGCAGTTTATACACATGTCAATCAAGGCTACACAAAATTAGTTGGAGTGTTCCATGCAGAATATGGAATACTCAACAGAG tTCATGTTCTTTGGTGGAACGAGAGTGCGGATAGCCGAGCAGCTGGGAGACACCAGTCTCATGAGGATCCCAGAGTTGTGGCAGCTG ttcgGGAGAGTGTTAACTTCCTTGGGTCTCAGCAGAATATGCTTCTGATTCCTATGTCATTTTCACCATTGAAATAG
- the LOC132522600 gene encoding phospholipid-transporting ATPase ABCA1-like codes for MSLEHTHLDLNSGSGTYWLCNLGDMPCSVGEEEWTTTPVPQTITELFQNGNRTMENPSPACQCSSDRIKNMLPVCPLGAGGLPPPQAFPDQGLNPGPLKWKHSVLTTGLPGNSLSDPFQ; via the exons ATGAGTTTGGAGCATACacacctggatttgaattccGGTTCTGGTACTTAttggctgtgtaaccttgg AGACATGCCCTGCtcggtgggggaggaggagtggACCACCACCCCCGTCCCCCAGACCATCACGGAGCTCTTCCAAAATGGGAACCGGACGATGGAGAACCCCTCCCCCGCCTGCCAGTGTAGCAGCGACAGAATCAAGAATATGCTGCCCGTGTgtcccctgggggctggggggctgcctCCTCCACAG gccttccctgaccagggattgaacccaggccccctgaagtggaagcatagtgtcctaaccactggactgccaggaaactCCCTCTCCGACCCCTTTCAATAG